Proteins encoded within one genomic window of Brenneria nigrifluens DSM 30175 = ATCC 13028:
- the zorC gene encoding type I Zorya anti-phage system protein ZorC produces the protein MTPALNSLSQRIAARLSSSQRDDHYLRNDFHKLASAALDMEKRFDKAERIPLPPQEMRLAALRRLRLAEELTEREWRMVFYGLADNDPSYPDQPILLEDDVFFPEVDNAIKTRLESNALKRKDWAALCSSYFAYQHESPETNPHWCVLRGHIAQGYFVVKAAIRREKSWMKTIEFYHDIFTPQAGGVISTQLLSGERNSLSALEKIAQIPDSSWLWKRIFTVLLAQLDTLDDPLFLDKLSWLLGLAAQWVRFRDDIMTATLTRYYHSIYRDQAHSALKQAALEYWDNPQLKSQQNKWHQYVAEPVAAMVRGWLAKQDLTHFFELLRGNGDVDQARLHYWLRFANQMGFTRIVMGTDAWQDRGSDFVKFRDENKGRLSYLRGGRSFDNAMIMQINDYLFVEFSGTGNAMYAYRIGHAPFNPESRTLDINIHLKDQGRCVLRMPHAPRAKGYNKVRITGWMLKYDDELRKLGIRWMAEEPVKFVDKKTAPPASLSAIKIINPLRDTAIQRLVEGTSCVVSDNRQKGGVLAVQLNTPDDTIERELLRLGFAPVAKEPHRYWIK, from the coding sequence ATGACGCCTGCACTCAATTCTCTTTCTCAACGTATTGCCGCTAGGCTTTCTTCCAGTCAACGGGATGACCATTATCTACGTAATGATTTCCATAAGTTGGCCTCCGCTGCTCTAGATATGGAAAAACGGTTTGATAAAGCAGAAAGAATCCCCTTACCGCCTCAAGAAATGCGGCTAGCGGCCCTGCGTCGTCTTCGTCTGGCGGAAGAACTCACGGAACGAGAGTGGCGGATGGTATTTTACGGTCTTGCCGATAACGATCCGTCATATCCTGACCAGCCAATCCTGCTGGAGGATGATGTATTTTTTCCTGAGGTCGACAACGCTATCAAGACGCGGTTGGAATCTAACGCGTTAAAACGCAAGGATTGGGCGGCACTTTGTTCAAGCTATTTTGCTTACCAGCATGAATCACCCGAGACAAACCCGCACTGGTGCGTATTGCGTGGGCATATCGCCCAAGGGTACTTCGTGGTGAAAGCCGCGATACGACGAGAAAAATCATGGATGAAAACCATTGAGTTTTATCATGACATTTTTACCCCACAAGCTGGAGGCGTGATATCCACGCAGTTACTGTCAGGCGAAAGAAACTCACTTTCAGCATTAGAGAAAATTGCGCAAATCCCCGATAGTAGTTGGTTGTGGAAACGCATTTTCACTGTTCTTTTAGCACAATTGGATACTCTTGATGATCCTCTGTTTCTGGACAAACTTAGCTGGTTGTTAGGTCTGGCTGCGCAATGGGTACGTTTTCGTGACGATATAATGACTGCGACCCTGACTCGCTATTACCATTCTATCTATCGCGATCAGGCACATTCAGCGCTGAAGCAGGCTGCGCTGGAATACTGGGATAATCCCCAACTGAAAAGCCAGCAAAATAAGTGGCACCAGTATGTCGCCGAGCCGGTCGCTGCGATGGTACGGGGATGGCTGGCAAAACAAGACCTGACACATTTCTTTGAACTCTTGCGCGGTAATGGCGATGTCGATCAGGCACGATTGCACTACTGGCTTCGTTTCGCCAATCAGATGGGATTTACTCGTATCGTCATGGGGACTGATGCCTGGCAAGATCGTGGTAGCGACTTTGTGAAATTCCGCGACGAGAATAAGGGACGACTGAGCTACTTACGAGGTGGACGTAGCTTTGATAATGCCATGATTATGCAGATCAACGATTATCTGTTCGTTGAGTTTTCCGGGACAGGAAATGCGATGTACGCCTATAGAATAGGTCACGCGCCATTTAATCCTGAATCACGCACGCTTGATATTAACATTCATCTAAAAGACCAGGGACGCTGCGTACTCAGAATGCCTCATGCACCTCGTGCTAAGGGGTATAACAAAGTACGGATAACTGGCTGGATGTTGAAATATGACGATGAGCTGCGCAAGTTGGGTATTCGGTGGATGGCGGAAGAACCCGTTAAGTTTGTCGATAAGAAAACAGCCCCTCCAGCCTCTCTGTCTGCCATTAAAATTATCAATCCGTTGCGTGATACGGCTATACAGCGCTTGGTTGAAGGGACTTCATGTGTCGTCAGCGATAATCGACAAAAAGGTGGCGTGCTGGCCGTACAGCTCAATACACCAGACGACACCATAGAAAGAGAGTTGTTACGACTAGGCTTTGCGCCTGTGGCTAAAGAACCGCATCGTTACTGGATCAAATAA